The nucleotide sequence TTTCAACCAGTCATATCACATAACAATGTAAAcggagaaataaaaacacgtgAAGAGTTTTCTTGCCAGCCAActaattcttcttctcttttagcTTGTCTTTAATTTTTTGAGGTTCATCATATTGTATCAACCGCAAGATGTCCTTGTTGTCCATCACGCCCTGAATGAATTCTCCCTCCGAGATTTTATCTGTTGAAGGACATAAGTAGAAAATtgtgtaaaagaaaattaaaaaggtaGGGTAAGGGTGTAGGGTGTAGGGagttaataaataatgaattaccGTTGTCTGTCTTCCCAAAAAATTCCCAGATTTTTTCAGACCTCTTCTCTGGTGTGTTTTCATCCTCAGGGAGATTCTTCTGGTCGTCAGCAGGAATCATGTTGAATATTGACTGCAATTTTTGAACAAAACATTAATTGTGCATTCAGACAGTATTTAAATATCATTAAAACATTGACCTTTCTACACTTGGGGTCAAAAGTTTTAGAACCAGTCAGTAACCTAAAAACAGCATTCTGGCCTCTTTCAGGGATCAAGATAAAACACTGTTTCTGCAGCAATGGAAGTAAATGAAGCTTTGAGAGATAATGTAGAAACTTCCCTACAGGAGCCCCAACCTTCTTTGTTACTCTACAAAGCTATAGGCCTAGTGTTATAACAATTTGTGTTGCACGCACTGAAAcgataaataaaactataaaactaCAAACTTTTGTTCAGCTTCAGAAGTCAAACATTTAGAATGAATTTAGGGTTTAAGATTCCAGTTTCTCTTTCCCTTTGTTCTTCTTCACttattatttactttacatCAGTCtaaatgaacaaatatttaaatttcagTAACAACTGAAAAGAATTGGAGCACTAAAACATTTGACCAGTCGTATATGTATTTTCTGTATGAATTTTACAATGGCTTCAGGTTGCACTTAAACTATTAGAATATTAATCAGCATCAGTTCATGGAAAAACCCTTCACATTTACTGGTTTAAACTTATTaatatgaacatttattttttttctcttttctttaaatttaatatttttggcctgtttaaatgaaaaaattataatttagcTAAACTAGCATGCAGTTTTGAAAACAACATATATCATAGCATGGTAATAATTGTtagattcattcattatttaagtCATTGGGTCAATGAAGAGCTGTTATTCTTTAGATTGATCATTACATACTTCAAAAATAAGGATTTGAAACCACAGCAAAAGAAAGTGTAAAACATTATTgactttcatttttcagtttcttttgtaGATTTTTCCTTTGAGGTAATACATGGATAAATAGAAATACGGATTTTACTTAAACCCAATATGCCATgctgtttttaacatttaactgttaaatgtgaaaaaagctTTAGGATTGTGGCTGAATGGAAGTctaatgtttttgattttgcaGGGATAACAACACATAGTCTTCAATATACTTGATGTTATGAGTATTAGCTTTACGAATAcagttgtcttcaccaccatacCGAGTGAACAAAGAAGGTATAAGTACCCTAACAATCTCTTGGATTTCATTTTTGCTGATGGTTCCATTCCCATCAACATCGTACAGTGCAAAGGCCCACTCCAGCTTCTGCAGAGTCTTTCCCCCGGAGGTGAGGTGCAGAGCGACAATGTACTCCTTAAAGTCCAAAGTGCCGTCTGCATTGGTGTCGAAACTCCTGAATACGTGCCGAGCATACGCTGTGGGGTCCGCGTCAGGAAAGAAGCTGGCGTAGATGCCTTCAAACTGCTGCTTGCTGATCTTCCCGCCAGGACACTCCTTCAGGAACGACAGGTACCAAGTGCAGAGCTCGGCCTCTGAGTATTTTGTGTTCGatttcagctcctccaggaggtCCTTCGACAAAGCACTGCTCTTTGTGTTCCCCATCCTGCGCAGAAAGTAGAAACTAACTTTCTTCTCTATGATGTGCAGTGAGTTACACCTCTGTGTGTTCACTTCGCTCTGCCTTGTGTTCACCCTGGAAGCCCCTCAAGGTGCAAAATGGGATTATGGTCATCACTACCTAACTCCAGACAGCTGTCGTAAAGATTAAGGGGATAATTACGTCACACCATTATGACAACTTTTTGAAGACACAGTTAAATGCTGTAGGTATAAGCAGAGGATTAAACACAACAGGTGGATAGAACTCTAAAGGTCAACATCTGGTAGGCCCTTTAGCCTTGTCCACCATTATTACTAAAACTAGGATCGCATCTGCCATCTCTGGGCTTAGTAACTCACTATAATATTTAGTTACATCATGctaaacataaaaaatgattgGTAGTAGGAGAAGCAAAGTAATCAAGCATTTGTTTTTGCCTTCATCCTGCTTTTCATCCATCCACCTATCTATGGGTCACTTTCTTGCCTTTTATCATCTATtctcaaatatattttgtttataaTTGGAATTTTACTTAAATCTAGTACttgctcttttttttacctacatttatattttgttgaattggctgtgaagaaaaaaattaatgtcATGTTCAGCAGTTTTATGTTGCAACAAAATCTACTAAACTTATTTATTAGCTTATATGTTTAAAAATCTAGTGTGAGGGGAAACAACAACATCTTACTGTATTAATACAAAATGctaaattaatatttatatatggcACAAAATAAAGTTACAAACAAATATCATTGAACATAGCATTTCATTGTTACATTATAACCCTGATAAAGGTGACATGAAAAAGAATTAAGATTTGTAAGAGTTTGACCTGCATCAGCTTATAAAATGAAGGTCCCTCTCTTACAGGGGTAATGataatgttttgaaatgttttaaccTATAAGGCACTAAAACCATGAAAGACAATAAATTAAAGTGCATCAATTTCCAACTCTGAAATTAATTCAAAGGATTAATAAGGAGACagaaaatgcattaaaatgtgGTCACTGTTtaccaaactttatttttatttttttaccatcaATAACAAAAAGGTTCAACAATGAAGCTGCTCTCTGTATCCCAAGCAGCTCCCCATGGATCCAGTCCTCCTGCTGTTCTATTTATCATCCAGCTCCGAAAACTATTATACTGAGACATGCagcttgattttaaaaatctcAAAAGAGCACTCTGTAATTTGAAACATtataaatgcagaaaaaaccaaattaaaatctaTTAAGAAAGACTAGTCTTCTAAAATATGACACCGTCTATTCACAAAACCATTCCCATATAACAGTCTTTGTTTACTCCATTGATTCCTTGTATGATTTAAatgtctgcagagagacagtgaaggCAGTAATGGACTCAGACGAGGCTGGCCGGATGCTGGGGGTCATTGAGCTGGCCTGCGTGGTGTGGACTGCTCTTCTACAATGGGATGAGATTATCCATGTCTCCAGTGTAATAGTCTCTGGCCAGATTACAAGACCATCTGCTGCAGCGGTGCCAAAACCACAGAGAGTGAAGGTAATTAAAGAACCAATGTGAGACAAGAGTGTTGGAGTTCCTCTCAGCTAAAAATGATTATGACAGATGTGTATTGTAGTGGCATTGATGTATTTAGGATGAAGGTGGCTCCACTATTCCAGTGTGTGACTGGCTTGCAGAGGATCAGTGGGGGGCCAATTCTTTTTGCTCAGGAAATGAGACACGTTTGCCGATTTTACTAAAGCTGCTTTAATCTCACTGaatgttattatttcttatttcctaCATCAACCCGTCATTTActactgaatatttttttcctcgTATGTAATCTGAAACATAGATTTATCCTGGTTATTCAGAGGGTTTGTTTTTAACATAGGGACATTTTTGTCAGACAACCAatttgctttttctctctgtcacacacattcaaatctcGACACATATTTGCAGATATATTTGCTAGATACACTTCTGATTATATTATAAACACTTGAATCCTAAGATTCAAAATATGATACATTTCCATAGATACACCATATATCATATTTCAtcatatgaatgaatgaaacataaCCAGTAGTAAATACATGAAATTTAACAAAGTTGTGAAATGTTGTCGAAGAGGGAGGAGCAAAGTTCTGctgcaaaaatatattttcttagaATTTTCTTAGACCTTTATCACCTGTCTGCCTCCCTTCTAAGGATCATTGTGTCTGttgtatttgacattttctgctatgatctctgtccacacaatcATTTTGGCTACATATCAGTTTTAAGAAAATGCATATCATGTAGCCATTCATGTACAATGGGCATGTGTGTAATAAGATTGCTTGAATAATAGCTTGTCTCTAACATAACATCATTGATAAATGTGGAATTTAACTGCAGCTGTTAGCGAAGATAACAGGGTCACTAACACTTGCAAATGATTATTCATGTTGCATTTcacactggtagctgaggctaaAGCTGGTAGTTTTATTCTGGAAGAGGGTCGTGTGATTTTGTCTTAACATGCACAAAATGTCCAGCATTGCTGTCTCAAGAGGAAATGCAGGGACTGAAATCTGACATTTGCCAGTCGTTCTGATATTTTACTCAAATGAGGTTCCCTCCCCCCAACAGGTATctcttacataaaaaaaaaagataagtcTGGCAAATATTCATTGTAAAAAAGGCTTACGACTTCATCAAAAGCAATGCTCGACCTATTTGccctgtgtttacatttttattacatgGAAGCTAATGTCCAGAATAATCTCTTTTTGTTTGGGGGAATTACTCTGGCTGTACTGCTGTCATGTCTAAAGACgaatttatatattaatatttttaccttTGCAGTTTCATAGGAGCAAATTGAACTCAGATAAAGGacgagaaaaaataaaatatattttatgtctTAATTGGCCATTATAACTTCAATATATTCATTATACAGTTTTATAATCAACTCAAGCtctacacatatacacatacaagtTGTGTTTATTATATAACACACAATCAATTCCCAGCATCCCTCATTTTAAAGATTTGTCATGGTCTCGTTTGCTCATAATTTATCCCGGCCTACAGCTTTAAACTTCAGGACCATTGTTTACCATGGTTGTCACGTACAAATCAAATtgtcaataaaatgtatttccttaTTTTGGTTCTGTAGTGGAGGACTTGGATCAGAATACCACCTGAGCTGTATCTCTTCAAGCTTTgtctggtttggtttggtttggttctgAAAGCACGATGAGGTTGTTGTGATTGGTGAAAGATTGAAGGTTTAGCTCCAAGTTATGAGTAAATGTTGTGATTCCAAATCACAGTCATTAGTCTGTAGCTGCTCTACGAAAATGTATTGAAATCCAACCGACAGTCTTGTTGCTTAACTTTTTCTCTTAAAGCACCACAAGTTGAAATTAATCATTTATCCAGTGTCAAAGTTGATTATAAATAGCTGACAActtttcccatcagcctcaggtTGACTCTGTGtcaatcagaaaataaaaacgcTGAATCTCATCCAATTATATCACATTTATTGTTTGGTTCCAGTACCAAGGCTTGGATGCACCATCTTAAATGTCATCagatcatttatttctttttctttttgttccatATAAAACCTATATATGACATTGCCagatattttttcctttttaaatgtacaaacCAAAGGTGaaatgtttgcttgtgtgtctgaACTGCAGGAGTTTTAGTTGAGTGATGGAAAATGTTAAAGTGGAAAAGACTAATGTGTGTGTAAGGGCTGCAGATGTTCCCCTTCTAGCAGTTTCTCTTCATTTGTTCAATAAACAGGTTTTTAAGATGTGAAGATATTCtccccacacgcacacacacattatggaTGGATTTTCATGTGAGACTGTGCACATTATGTCATAGGTCTTATGGGCTGCGTCTGCAATAACACAGAGAAACGCTCAGACATGTAATGCAGCAAAatcaagaaaaatgtaaacacaaataaCTTTGCCCTGGATTATAATAAGcgcattgtaatcttttttttcattaatatgCTCAAAGAGCATCTGGAATATAATTTGCCATTTGTAATGGATAATATTGCAGGCAAAGATTTGTAGAGGGGGAGGAGCGACAGTCTTGGATGAGGAGCAGAGGGTGAAGAGAAGAGTTCaaatgaaggagagaaagacaaagaatcaGTGGACTGCCATGGGTTTCTATTGTTTTTGCGGAAGTGGAGAGAATGAATCCTTTAATCGAGTTGGCACCGCATCATTAGAGCCAGTGGACGGATGTGCACAACTCTCGCCCAAGGAGCCCCAAAGGCAACAAGATTATGAAGATTTGATATATCTGCTGGGAGGCAAAACACGGTGGCTACATATCGAAAGACAGGATTAGTTGCCCTTTCATTTCATCTCCTTTCGGCCTGGCCTCGACCATGAGGCTAGAGCATGGGCGGCGGGCTTCTCTGGCGCTCACCCTCAACTTCGTGGCGTTTGCTTTTGCCTTATCAGCGGTGACCACCAGCTACTGGTGCGAGGGGACCAGGAAGGTGGCCAAACCCTTCTGCACAGGGCCGCCGGTGAAAGCGAAGCAGTGGTTCTGCATCCGCTTCAACAGCTCCAACATCAACGACACTCGGCTGGTGCAGTATATCTTCGAGACGGGGGAGGAGAAGTTCCTGCTGAGGAAGTTCCATGCGGGCATATTTTTCTCCTGCGAGCAGGCCGCCGACATGAACGGTAGGATTGATTGACACTCAGCCCCCTCAGCATCAGCGAGGTGTtgaaacacaggaagtgatgatgGAGGAAGCGCAGGTTATAAATGTCACTCGCTGGAGTCTGTCTGCTGACTGCTGAAACACTGAGCATGTTTTCATTACGAGTCAATTCAACCTAGTTTTATGTAGAAAGCCGAATATCACACATTTCTTTTAGGCGTTTCACAGTTTGTACAACACAtcatcctctgtccttcagGTTATGTAAGGAAAAACCTgcccaaaaaaaccttttaatcaGAGAATATACATGTTATAGATGGATGTCATGTGAAATTTACAATAACATAACTTAATTTCTATGTGATAAggtaaaaagttatttacagtCTGAATATAACTGTGAATAATGAAGGATTTCAACAGCATAGAACTGTGCTATAAAAATATTGAATGAATATAACTGAATTAGTTACCATTAAGAAACAGTGGTTTTAAAGGTGTGGAATAgagataaaaactaaaaatacatgGATGAATAAAAATCAATCAGGACTCCAGAGAATTTATTAGTGCAGGTAAACTCAAAAATGTCCTAAATGTTGCATCATAGGCTGTAGTTTCAGATTAtgtttcatcacatttaaaatctATACAACATAAAATTCACTGACAAATTCAATAATTTTACCAGGAAATCATATTAGAGGGTAAAAAACTAGTTTGTATAAGCTAAAGGTATCTGAACTGCAGGGTAGAAAAGAAGCTCAAGCTCAGCATTCAAAATTTTACTCCATTCAGCCTACAAAATCATCAATTTATACCATACCCATAATGCAAAATAGGTTCTGttagaattattttattattttattatattcttcATATTGTTGAGTTAAAAGTTCAAAAGTTGTCACAATTTGCTTTATCTTGGCTATAGGAGAGAATCCTTGACTGACGGGTTTTTCTACCAATGAGAAGAATGTGCAGAAAACAtccagtgggaaaaaaaaagacaaaactatTTTTAACATGGCTGTTATTGTTTCTTCACATCAGATCTGATTGTTtgaacaaaaaaatatgttttcatggtCCTAACATCTCCTTGACCTCCAATCCAGGAAACCGCCGAAGCTTAATTAAACAAAAAGCCCATGTCATTTTGAGTAACACACAGGGAACATCTCAGGAAGTCGTATTAATAATCTGAATCCACAAGAACAAATGCAAAATCATCTGAATTATACAGACGTTTTGGTTATATTTTGTTTCTAACATCGCTAACACAGCAGTTCTGGATTAAAACCATTTCTTAGAGCGTTGCATGCAAGCCGTCCCCTTTGGTTTCATAAGCTCTGGTGATAAGACTGAGAAAAATAAGTTTGTATAAGGATTTACATGCAATTTAAAGGCACATTCCACCTTTAAGAGCAGTTTTTGAATTCAGGTCCTCAGGCCATGTTTATAGGAAGTGACttaaattaatcaattatttCAATGATGAGTGTTTTAAACTTTGATTGTCTTAAACTGGATAATAGTTGTACAACATTAGTTCAAGAAAAAATATGTAATATTTTGAGCAATAAAttataatgcaaaaaaaatcattgttgAGGAAATCgttattttatttacagaaatatcTTCATAATTTTGACAAcataaaataacttttattttaattttttgattACAATGTATTGcttttttgttaaaatattgtTCATTGTTACCTCTAAATATTGTTAAATATATACGTTTATACATTTCCACCTTTACtattaaaataacacatttgtcCATCTTGTAATATTTCAACATTCTTTTAGAAATATTACAACTctcctttaaaggtacagtgtgtagaatttagtgacatctagttgTCTGactacccctcacctcaccctctccttccaaacatgaaaaagaacctgtggtagcatcagttgtcataaaaactcaaaaggtgtttagtttgtccattctggactaatgtaaaaaacatggaggactccgtagagaggacccgctaccaatttaaatatatagtatttcaatataaagtacccattctagggtaaagtaaacaataatttgtacaatttaggtTAAACACACAAGgatcatttaatatttaatttctgccaatagatctctttcacctaaatattatgaactgagcctttaaaaaactttactttacttttgtATGTAAAATTCTGATGTTCACAGCAGCTACCAAAGGTATCTGATTATCTGATTTAATCCTAGGTGAATTGTGCAAGAGTAGAGAGGTTTTATCAGAAATTATTCACAACAActcaataaagtatttttctataacagtgtatttatattttctctttggGTCACAGGGTTTGACTGTCGGGACTTTGCAGAGATCGCACCAGAACATGAAAGAGGTCGGTAAAAAGAATTGAGGTGAAACTGTTGCACTGTGAGCAAACACCAGTTTACTTTCACATATATAATGTCACTCATTACTGTGTTATTTTGGTATAATTTTTTAATTGGTGATAGGAAGTgatcacattaaacattttcaaatacatttacaatgtaCTGTGCTTAAGTACAACAATGAGGTATTTTGACTTAAGTTACTGTGCTCTGCTGCTTCATATACAGTATCTACTCCACTGGATTTAACAGGGAAATATTTTACGTTCCATTTTTATGTACCAAGTTCATTTATTGGATTCAGATTTAATGGAAGCTATTTTCACACAGTATTTTCAGACTGTTGTATATCCTCTATAcctgagtttaaaaaaaatctgagtacTTCCTGTACTGCTGCATCTGGCAAGTGCACTTCTCTGGGTCGTCGGGGCAGGGTCCTACAGGGTCCCTGTTGACAGAAAGAGTTTCACCAGACACAGTCCTTCAGACCTGATATTATTAGTTTAACAACTGAAGATTTAATTGGCAactagcaaaaaaaaaaaagactttgaccCACTCCTCTACTAGACCAGGGCCACAACGGTCAGTAATAAAGGAGCTCATCTTAACTGCTATCAGCTCTAATGCGTCAAATTGGTAAAAAGCACAATCGTTTGACATAAAGTAAACCTTTGGGGCTCCTGGGGGTCTTGGGGCACTGGGGATAGTTGGCTCCTTTGGCCCATTGGTGAACCGGCTTTGGCCctgattttataaataaataaattcagagCTCCAGACCTTAACAGGAGCAGACCTGTCATACCCTCATGCATGTCTGCCTTCTGACAAGTGGGATTATTCATCAGGGTATTACAAGGACAACACAAGTGAtttctgtcccccccccccccctccctccctctgctgtctGTGTTCACAGGGGTCTTGTGGTTGTGTATTGTGGCTGAGACTCTGTACCTCACCCTGCTCTTCACAGGGGGCGCTCTGATGACTCTGGAGCAGTGCCCCTGCTTCAGCATCAT is from Paralichthys olivaceus isolate ysfri-2021 chromosome 5, ASM2471397v2, whole genome shotgun sequence and encodes:
- the rcvrna gene encoding recoverin a → MGNTKSSALSKDLLEELKSNTKYSEAELCTWYLSFLKECPGGKISKQQFEGIYASFFPDADPTAYARHVFRSFDTNADGTLDFKEYIVALHLTSGGKTLQKLEWAFALYDVDGNGTISKNEIQEIVRSIFNMIPADDQKNLPEDENTPEKRSEKIWEFFGKTDNDKISEGEFIQGVMDNKDILRLIQYDEPQKIKDKLKEKKN